Within Cumulibacter manganitolerans, the genomic segment CCGCCGACGTTGCGCACCACCAGCTGCAAGGCCCGGCCGATCGTCAGGTTGGCGCGATTGCCCTGGCCGAGGGCGTTCCCGCGGGAGTTCATCCCGATCGCCTCGGTGCCCGGCCCGCTGCACACGATGACCGGGCCGACCGGCATCGTGGTGGCCAGCACGCCGTGCATGTTGAACTCGTCGGTGCAGACCGCCTCCAGCGCGGTGATCACCCACGGCAGGTACTCCGGCAGGCAGCCGGCCATCACCGCGGCGATCGCGACCTTCTCGACGGTGGTCTCCACCAGGTCCGGCGGGACGACGGCCACGACGTCCTGCGGGTCGCGGGTGGTCCCGCCGAGCATCCGCAGCACGCGCTCCTCCGTGGGCGGCACGAGCGGCAGCCCGTCGCTCCAGCCGCGCATGAACAGCGCCTCGAACTCGTCCTCCTGGCTGGCCAGCGACACGCGTCGCGAGTGCAGGCTCGAGCCCTCGAACTTCACGCGCAGGCCGTCGACGAGGTCGGGGTCGACCGACAGCGACCCGCAGCCGGGGCGGTGCTCGGGCAGCTCCGGCCCGAGCCCGTCGACACCGGTGACCCGCTCCCACTCGGGGCGCAGCCAGCCGACGGTGCGCTCGACCTCGCGGCCGTCGACCACCCGGATGACCGTCGGCACCGTCTCGATGTCGTGGCGCCAGCTCACCTCCAGCTCGGTGTCGTCGAGGTGCTCGACGCTCGCCGGGAACGCCGGGTCGTCCTGCGTGTAGACGGTGACCGGGACGTCGGCGCCCCCGGCCAGCTGGGCGAGCACCGGCTCGACGAGCCGGCAGGTTGCGCAGTCTTGCTTGACGACCACGACGAGTCCGTCGGGTAGCCCTCCGGGCTGGCTCATGAATGACCCCTTCGCGCGTCGCGTACGGATGTCACTCGACACTAGCGGCTGCGCGCGTCCGCGGCACCCGTCACCGAGCCGCCCGCGCGAGCGCCGTGCCCGGGACCGCGCCGCACCACCCCGGTTAGGCGAGCGGCAGGTCGCTCGGGTCGGTGTTGGCGCCGCACACCACCACGACGGTGCCGCCGTCGGGCGCCACGGCGACCTGCTTCTCCAGCACGGCCGCCAGCGCGACGGCGCCGCCGGGCTCGGCGGCGATGCGGCACTCGCGCCACAGCAGCTCCCGGGCGGAGATGACGGCGGCGTCGCCGACGACGACCGACCGGGTGCCTGCGGCCTGCATCGCGGCGAACGGCAACGCGCCGATGCGGCTGGCGCCGAGGGAGTCCGAGGCCAGGCCGCGCGGCGTGATGTCGACCGGCCGGCCGGCCTGCGTCGCGGCGCGGAACGTCTGCGAGCCCTCGGGCTCGACCGCGACGAGCTCGGTCGCGTCGCCGAACCAGGCGCTGGTGCCGCCCATCAGCCCGCCGCCGCCGACCGCCACCGCGACCGCCCGGACGCCGGGGACCTGCTGCTCGATCTCGCGGGCCATCGTGCCCTGCCCGGTCACCGTGCCGGGCGCGTCGTACGCGTGGATGGCCAGCGCCCCCGGCGACGCGGCGGATTCCTCGCTCGCCGCGAACGCGTCGGCGTAGCGCTCGCCGTGCTGCTCCACCTGCGCGCCGAGGCTGTGCAGGCGCGACACCTTCGCGTGCGGGGCGGTCAGCGGCAGGAAGATGCGCGCCGGTATGCCCAGCGCGCGGCCGACGTACGCCACCGCCAGGCCGTGGTTGCCGCCGGAGGCCGCCACGAGCAGCGACGGTCGCTCGGCCGCCGACAGCGCGGTGAAGAACGCGCCGCGCGGCTTGAAGCTCGCGGTGTGCTGCAGCTGCTCCAGCTTCAGCGTGATGGTGCCCAGGCCCGCGATCGCCAGCTGCAGCACCGGCGTACGGCGGATGTAGCCGGCGATCATCGCGGCCGCGCGCTCGATGTCCGCCCTGGTCGGGATCTCCACCGCGTTGGCCTCCATACCGACCGAGTCTATGACCGCGCCGCAGGTGGCGACGGGCGCGGCGCTACGGTGAAAGACATGGACAGCGCCGTTCTCGAGCAGTGGCGGCTGGCCGCCGAGCTGGGCTCGCGCGGCCTCTACGGCCAGGCCGAGGGGATCGTGACCGACCTGCTCGCGAGCGGTGACCTGCACGCCCGGGTGCTCGGGGAGGCGCTGCTGGGCAGCCACCGCCGCCAGCTCGGCGATCCCGCCTGCGCCCGGTTCCACGACGACCTCGGGCTGCAGGCCTGGGAGGCCAGCTCGCTGGAGGCGGACTGGCCGTACGTCGACCTGCTGATCAACCGCGCGGCGGACGCCGTCGGCCTCGGCGATCTCGACGACACCGGCTACTGGCTGCGCACCGCGGAGGCGCTCGCCGCGTCGGGCGATCCGCGCACGGCGGTGCGCGCGGAATGGGTGCGGGCCGAACTGCTCCTCGCGCGGGACGAGCCGGCGGCCGCGCTGGCCGTGCTCGACGGGCTGCAGCTGCCGCTGGCCCGGCTGCGCAGCCCCCGGCACGCCGTCCGCAGCCGGATGCTGCGCGGCAGCGTCCTGCAGGCCCTCGGCGAGGACGACGCCGCGCGCGTCGAGCTCGACCGGGCGCTCGCGGACGCGGTCAAGGGCCTGTGGCACTCGCTGGTGTGGCCGGCCGCGCTGGTGCGGGCCCGGCTGGCGCGGGACGGCGTCGAGCGGGACCGCTACCTCGACATCGCGCGGGCGATGATCGAGCTGATCCTGCTGGACCTGCACCCGTCGCGGGCCGCCGCGTTCGAGGCGACCCTCCCGAAGGAGATCACCCCGGAGATCGCCGGCTAGCCGTCCGGCCTCGCCGGTGGCTAGCGGCGCCGGGGACCGATCTCCGCGACGGCGTCGGCGTAGCCGCTCGCGTAGTCCCAGGTGACGAACTCCTCGGGCAGCGGGTTGAACGGCGGCTCGTGCACGTGCGACTGGTCGTGCTGCAGCATGTTCACCAGGTTGCTGCGCATGATCTCCCAGGCGTAGAAGTGCATCTCGTCGCACCCGGCGCAGTCCATGCAGATGCCCCGCACGCCGCGCGGCTCGAGCAGCCGCTGGAACTCCTCGAGATCCTGCAGGTCCTCCAGGACGAGCTTGCGCTCCTCGTCGGACAGCGGCTCGGGGGTCTCCTCGTCGAGCTCGGACGCCGGATCGCTGTCGGACTCGAACGGGTCGAGCGGGGCGAGCTGCGCGAACAGCTCGCGCGCGATCCGGTCCTCGCGCTCGCGATCGTCATCATGATGTGCCACCTCATCAGGGTAGCCCTCGCGGCCCCCGAGGGAAGTGCGCCGTGCACAGGGCTCGCGGCGCCCGCGGGCGAGATGGAGGCAACACCCGCGCGCGATTTCTCGCAGGTCCTTCGACGTACGATGAATGTCTCACAGATTCTGGTTGGAGCCGCGGCGTGCGCCGGCGGCCGCGCGCGGAGGAAGAATGGCAGAGAAGTTCGTCCCGGTTGGCCTCACCTTCGACGATGTGCTGCTGGTCCCCGCAGCCTCCGAGTTCGTGCCCAGCGAGGCGGACACCTCGAGCCGGGTCTCGCGCAACATCACCCTGAGCCTGCCGCTGCTGTCGGCCGCGATGGACACCGTGACCGAGGGGCGGATGGCGATCGCCATGGCCCGCCAGGGCGGCCTCGGCGTCCTGCACCGCAACCTGTCCATCGAGGACCAGGTCCGCGAGGCCGAGCGCGTGAAGCGCTCGGAGGCGGGCATGGTCTCCGACCCCGTCGCCTGCACGCCGGAGAACACGCTGTCCGAGGTCGACGCGATGTGCGGCCGCTACCGGATCTCCGGGCTGCCGGTGGTCGACGCCGACGGCGTCGTGGTCGGCATCATCACCAACCGCGACATGCGCTTCGAGACCGACATGCAGCGCAAGGTCTCCGAGGTCATGACCGGCCGCGACAAGCTGGTCACCGCGCCGGTCGGGGTGGACGCCGACGAGGCGCTGCGGCTGCTGCACTCCAACAAGATCGAGAAGCTCCCGCTGGTGGACGGCGCCGGCAAGCTCGCCGGGCTGATCACCGTCAAGGACTTCATCAAGCGCGAGAAGTACCCGAACGCGGCCAAGGACGCCCAGGGCCGGCTGCTGGTCGGTGCGGCGGTGGGCGTCGGTGACGAGCAGTACGTGCGGGCGTGCGCGCTGGCCGAGGCCGGGGTCGACGTGCTCATGGTCGACGCGGCGCACGGGCACTCCCGCGGCGTCATCGACATGGTGGCGCGGCTGAAGAAGGAGCTCGACTGCGACGTGGTGGGCGGCAACGTCGTCACCGCCGACGCCGCCGAGGCGTTCATCGAGGCGGGCGCCGACGGCATCAAGGTCGGCGTCGGGCCGGGCTCCATCTGCACCACGCGCGTGGTCGCCGGCGTCGGCATGCCGCAGATCACGGCCATCCACAACGTCGCCTCGGTCGCCGGACCGGCCGGCGTCCCGGTCATCGCGGACGGCGGCATCCAGCACTCCGGCGACATCGTCAAGGCGATCGCGGCCGGCGCCGACGTGGTGATGCTCGGCTCGCTGTTCGCCGGCGTCAGCGAGAGCCCCGGCGAGCTGATCTTCATCAACGGCAAGCAGTACAAGTCCTACCGCGGCATGGGCTCGCTCGGAGCCATGCAGTCCCGCGGCGAGGCCCGCTCCTACTCCAAGGACCGCTACGCGCAGGACGACGTCCTCTCCGACGACAAGCTGGTTCCCGAGGGCATCGAGGGCCAGGTGGCGTTCCGCGGACCGCTGGCCGCCGTCGCCTACCAGCTCGTCGGCGGCCTGCGGGCCGGCATGGGCTACGCCGGGACGCCGACCGTTCCCGAGCTCAAGGAACGCGGCCAGCTCGTCCAGATCACCGCGGCCGGGCTGATCGAGTCGCACCCGCACGACATCCAGATGACCGTCGAGGCACCCAACTACAGCAGCCGCCGGTAACGGCCGCCAGCGTAGAAAGAGCGGAGCGCTAATGCGTGACTACGTACAGATCGGGATCGGCCGCGAGGCCCGTCGCGGGTTCCACCTCCGCGACGTGCACATCGTGCCGACGCGGCGCACGCGGGACGCCGACGACGTGTCGACGGCCTGGCGGCTGGACGCGTTCAAGTTCGACATCCCGCTCGTCGCGGCGCCCAGCGACGCGACGATGAGCCCGTCGACGGTGGCCATGGTCAACGCCGCCGGCGGCCTCGGGGTGCTGAACGCCGAAGGCCTGTGGACGCGCTACAGCGACCCCACCGAGATGTACGAGCAGATCGCGGCCGCGTCCGAGAGCGACGCGACCGCCCTCCTGCAGAAGATCTACGCGCAGCCGGTCGACCCGGACCTCGTCGCCGAGCGCATCCGAGAGCTGCGCGAGGGCGGCGGGACCGTCGCCGTGCGCGTCTCGCCGCAGCACACCACGGCGCTGGCGCCGACGATCCTCAAGGCCGGCGTCGACCTGCTGGTCATCCACGGCACGATGGTCTCCGCCGAGCACGTGAGCTCCGAGGGCGGCGAGCTCAACCTCAAGGAGTTCATCGCCGACCTCGACGTCCCGGTCGTCGTCGGCGGTGCCAGCAACTACCAGACGGCCCTGCACCTCATGCGCACCGGCGCGGCCGGGGTCATCGTCGGGCTCGGCACCAGCGAGTACTCCAGCAGCTGCGACGTCCTGGGCATCGACGCACCGATGGCGACGACCATCATCGACGCCGCGGCGGCGCGGCGCGACTACCTCGACGAGACCGGCGGCCGCTACGTGCACGTCATCGCGCACGGCGACATCGAGAGCTCCGGCGACATCGCGCGGGCCATCGCCTGCGGCGCGGACGCCGTCATGCTGGGGCTGATGCTGACCGCCGCCGAGGAGTGCCCGGGCGGGGGAGC encodes:
- a CDS encoding thioredoxin family protein, with protein sequence MSQPGGLPDGLVVVVKQDCATCRLVEPVLAQLAGGADVPVTVYTQDDPAFPASVEHLDDTELEVSWRHDIETVPTVIRVVDGREVERTVGWLRPEWERVTGVDGLGPELPEHRPGCGSLSVDPDLVDGLRVKFEGSSLHSRRVSLASQEDEFEALFMRGWSDGLPLVPPTEERVLRMLGGTTRDPQDVVAVVPPDLVETTVEKVAIAAVMAGCLPEYLPWVITALEAVCTDEFNMHGVLATTMPVGPVIVCSGPGTEAIGMNSRGNALGQGNRANLTIGRALQLVVRNVGGGRPGGVDRAALGNPGKLSFCFAERPGSPFGTLAEHRGLAPGTDALTVFAGEGPRSIVDQKSRTADELAWSLASCLRTVHHPKLVQGFDAILVICPEHASRFADAGWGYDRIVAELRDRLEIDTAELVVGAGGNAEGLPAGAGGGRINKFAPDGLMLAYAGGDAGLFSAVIGGWVNGSVGARPVTRAVIP
- a CDS encoding serine/threonine dehydratase, with the translated sequence MEANAVEIPTRADIERAAAMIAGYIRRTPVLQLAIAGLGTITLKLEQLQHTASFKPRGAFFTALSAAERPSLLVAASGGNHGLAVAYVGRALGIPARIFLPLTAPHAKVSRLHSLGAQVEQHGERYADAFAASEESAASPGALAIHAYDAPGTVTGQGTMAREIEQQVPGVRAVAVAVGGGGLMGGTSAWFGDATELVAVEPEGSQTFRAATQAGRPVDITPRGLASDSLGASRIGALPFAAMQAAGTRSVVVGDAAVISARELLWRECRIAAEPGGAVALAAVLEKQVAVAPDGGTVVVVCGANTDPSDLPLA
- a CDS encoding DUF5319 family protein, encoding MAHHDDDREREDRIARELFAQLAPLDPFESDSDPASELDEETPEPLSDEERKLVLEDLQDLEEFQRLLEPRGVRGICMDCAGCDEMHFYAWEIMRSNLVNMLQHDQSHVHEPPFNPLPEEFVTWDYASGYADAVAEIGPRRR
- the guaB gene encoding IMP dehydrogenase; the protein is MAEKFVPVGLTFDDVLLVPAASEFVPSEADTSSRVSRNITLSLPLLSAAMDTVTEGRMAIAMARQGGLGVLHRNLSIEDQVREAERVKRSEAGMVSDPVACTPENTLSEVDAMCGRYRISGLPVVDADGVVVGIITNRDMRFETDMQRKVSEVMTGRDKLVTAPVGVDADEALRLLHSNKIEKLPLVDGAGKLAGLITVKDFIKREKYPNAAKDAQGRLLVGAAVGVGDEQYVRACALAEAGVDVLMVDAAHGHSRGVIDMVARLKKELDCDVVGGNVVTADAAEAFIEAGADGIKVGVGPGSICTTRVVAGVGMPQITAIHNVASVAGPAGVPVIADGGIQHSGDIVKAIAAGADVVMLGSLFAGVSESPGELIFINGKQYKSYRGMGSLGAMQSRGEARSYSKDRYAQDDVLSDDKLVPEGIEGQVAFRGPLAAVAYQLVGGLRAGMGYAGTPTVPELKERGQLVQITAAGLIESHPHDIQMTVEAPNYSSRR
- a CDS encoding GuaB3 family IMP dehydrogenase-related protein, coding for MRDYVQIGIGREARRGFHLRDVHIVPTRRTRDADDVSTAWRLDAFKFDIPLVAAPSDATMSPSTVAMVNAAGGLGVLNAEGLWTRYSDPTEMYEQIAAASESDATALLQKIYAQPVDPDLVAERIRELREGGGTVAVRVSPQHTTALAPTILKAGVDLLVIHGTMVSAEHVSSEGGELNLKEFIADLDVPVVVGGASNYQTALHLMRTGAAGVIVGLGTSEYSSSCDVLGIDAPMATTIIDAAAARRDYLDETGGRYVHVIAHGDIESSGDIARAIACGADAVMLGLMLTAAEECPGGGAWWEPAASHPDLPRGHFSSAPYEHRVPMERVLRGPAERPDGTQNIFGALRRAMAKCGYSDLKEFQRVELLLSEGGPR